A segment of the Candidatus Methylomirabilota bacterium genome:
GGGAAGTGCTCCGGGTCGCCCCACTTGGTGGCCCCGGTCGCGATGAAGATGTGGGGAACCTTCTGCTGGTTCACGTAGCGGTGGATCGCGCTGTTGGTGGGGGTGCCCAGGGTCTGGAAGAGCAGCAGGACCTGGTCCTGCTCCACGAGGCGGCGGACCATCTCGACCGCCTTCGGCGGGCTGTAGCTGTCGTCGTAGGTGATGTAGGTGATCTTGCGGCCGCTGATCCCGCCCTCGTCGTTGACCTTCTTCAAGTAGGCGCCGATCACCTTCCCGATCGTGCCGTAAGCCGAGGCGGGGCCGCTGTAGGGGTTGGTGTTGCCGACCTTGATCTCGGCGGGCGCCTGGGCGCCGGCCGGCCCGGCGGCGAGCGCCAGCCCCAGTCCCAGGGTGACGGCGAGCGCAAGCGCGAAAGGCTTCCGCAACATGGTGTCCTCCTCATCAGGGTTGTCGGACGCGGACCGGTGGACGGATCGTCTCACCCCCTTGAACCGTCACGCTGTCGGACGGGTTCCCGCGGCCCGGACCAGCCGGGCCCCGAGCAGCCGGAGCGAGCCGGCGATCCCGCGCGGCATGACGTACATGAACACGATGAGGAACAACCCGTAGATGGCCCAGGGAGCCGCCTTGGAGATGTCCTGGGCCCAGTTGGGCACGAACTGGATGAAGAGCCCGCCGAAGATGGCCCCGGAGATGGAGGCGAGGCCGCCGATGACGATGCCGACCAGGAACGTGATGGACAGGAACACGTTGAAGGCGTCCGGAGCCACGAATGCGATGGTCAGCGCGCTGAGCGCTCCGGCCACGCCGGTGTAGGCGGCGCTGACCCCGAACACGAGCGACTTGTAGAGGGCGTTGTTGATGCCCATGGCCTCGGCGGCGATGGCGTGATCGCGGATGGCGACGATGGCCCGCCCGGTGCGTCCCCGGAGGAGGTTCCGGGCCAGGACGAAGAGCACGACGAGGACGGCGAGGGTGAGGAGGTAGAGCCACTGGTCGGCGGTCAGCGGCAGGCCGAACGGCGCCCCGGGCTTGCTGAGGACGATGCCCTGGGAGCCGCCCGTCCAGTGCTCGAAGTACTTCAGGATCTGCGGCACGGCCAGCGCCAGCGCGAACGTGGCCAGCGCCAGGTAGAGTCCCTCGAGCCGCAGGGCCGGGATCCCGAACAGAAATCCGACCACCAGGCAGACCAGACCGGCGACCGGGATCGTCCAGCCGTACGGCACGCCCCACCGGTCGATCATGATGGCCGTCGTGTAGGCGCCGAGCGCGTAGAAGGCCCCGTGGCCGAGCGAGATCTGGCCGTTGTAGCCGGTGAGGATGTTCAGCCCGAGGAGCGCCATGGCGTAGACGAAGACCTGGGTGAACTGGAACAGGCGAAACCCGCTCAACAGGAAGGGGAGCACGGCGGCCAGGGCCAGTACCGCCACCAGGGCGGCGACCCTCCAGGCGCGCGGCGTCACGCCGACCAGGCGCCCGTCGCGAGCGGCCACCACGGCCGGGACGCTGGCGCTCCCGGACATCGCCTAGACTCGATGCACGAGGGCCCGCCCGAACAGGCCGCTCGGCTTGACGAGCAGGACGACGAGGATCAACGCCAACGCGACGGTGAGCTTGAGCTCGGTACCGATGAACCGCACGTAAGTCCCGACCAGGTTCTCGATGACGCCGACCAGCAGTCCCCCGACCACCGCTCCCCCGGGACTCGTGAAGCCGCCCAGCGTCGCCGACGCGAACGCGTAGATGAGGATGCCGCTCATCATGTTGGGGTCCAGGA
Coding sequences within it:
- a CDS encoding branched-chain amino acid ABC transporter permease, which translates into the protein MSGSASVPAVVAARDGRLVGVTPRAWRVAALVAVLALAAVLPFLLSGFRLFQFTQVFVYAMALLGLNILTGYNGQISLGHGAFYALGAYTTAIMIDRWGVPYGWTIPVAGLVCLVVGFLFGIPALRLEGLYLALATFALALAVPQILKYFEHWTGGSQGIVLSKPGAPFGLPLTADQWLYLLTLAVLVVLFVLARNLLRGRTGRAIVAIRDHAIAAEAMGINNALYKSLVFGVSAAYTGVAGALSALTIAFVAPDAFNVFLSITFLVGIVIGGLASISGAIFGGLFIQFVPNWAQDISKAAPWAIYGLFLIVFMYVMPRGIAGSLRLLGARLVRAAGTRPTA